The genomic segment CGGGCTTTGGCATGCCACGTGTGGGGTCAGCGCATGTCTGGCAACAACCCGACACCATACGGCTACAAGGGGCAGTGGGGTTACTACACCGACGGGGAGACAGGTCTGCTGTTACTGACGCACCGTTACTTAGACCCCGCGACGGGGAGGTTCTTGACCAGAGACCCGATTGGGATGGAGGGGGGAATTAATCTGTATGCGTACGTGGGGAACTCAGTGATTACGGAGGCAGACCCCACAGGTCAGCTGCGAATACCTCCCTGGATGCGAGTAGGGTGCAAGATAGTAGGGACGGCAGCCGTGTGCGTTGAAGCAGCTCATATAGGCTATTGCATCGGAAAAGGTTACGCTATCGGTCAGGAGGTGCTCGACAAATACAAGAACGACAAACTGGCGCATTGCGTAGCCATGTGCGAAGTGCGTCGGTGTGCTCATGTCGTCGCCTCGTGGATAGCAGGCATCTGCAAGGAAGCGTGGGATCAGGTATGGCTATGGGACGATGATAAATGGGGCCCGGACGACCTGCAAGCGAATCACGCAGGGGAACAGTGCGCCAAGCAGAAAGGAGAGTGTCTCGAATGCTGCCTCAAGAAGTATCCTCCCAAGGTTATCGCGAAGTGATACGCGGTTGGCTGTTGACCTTGTGCCTGACACTCCAGTACTTTGTAA from the Bacillota bacterium genome contains:
- a CDS encoding RHS repeat-associated core domain-containing protein, with the protein product RALACHVWGQRMSGNNPTPYGYKGQWGYYTDGETGLLLLTHRYLDPATGRFLTRDPIGMEGGINLYAYVGNSVITEADPTGQLRIPPWMRVGCKIVGTAAVCVEAAHIGYCIGKGYAIGQEVLDKYKNDKLAHCVAMCEVRRCAHVVASWIAGICKEAWDQVWLWDDDKWGPDDLQANHAGEQCAKQKGECLECCLKKYPPKVIAK